DNA from Victivallaceae bacterium:
ATGTTAATACTTCCAGCCACTGAAGAAAAAGAGATTAATAATATCTGATAAATAAATGATCCGCCCGATTTACCTACTCTCGAAACCACGCCGTCAATAGCGGCCTTTCCTTTAAGCTTCATGCTATCCGGTAAAGGTATGAAAGCCATTTCTTTGGTCATATCGAAGAAGGTAAATTTTGCGGAACGAGACAATATGTTGTGCAAAGAACCGAAACAAGCTACGCATGCCAAAGGAGATATACCTGAAAAAAAGGCTCCTAAAAATAAATCCCGCTTAGCTAAAAAGATTGAAGCGAAAAAGCAGAATCCCGTAATGGCCAAAACCCCTGGTGTAATGAACGAACCGAAAGTCCATCCGCATTTCCTGATCAGTTGACCCGAAACCAACAAAGCGACCACAGTGGAAACGGCTCCGGTAACCCAGGCCACTTTAGCCATATAAATATTAAAATCAAGGGCATTGGGATATAATTGGCCAATTTGATGTTTCCAAACTACTTCAAAAAGATGAATAACCAAGTTATAGGACAGGACTCCTATAGCCAAATAAAGCAAATATCTGGAACCGGCTATAGACATAAGAAGATCTTTAATCTTGAACTTTTCCGATTTATTTTTCGCTTTTACTTGTTTAATTGAAACCTCTGATATCTTCAGTTGGACGTCCTTTAGATTCTTGGAAAGCTGTCGGTATAAAAGAATAATGACCCCCCCTGCTCCCAACACGAGACAGGTTTGTATAATCATCGAATTGTGCCAGACATCTTTAGCAAAGGAAAGTGTCAACAGATGATGCTTGCTGATAAACACTACAAGAATACCCGCCGCGACGCTGGATAAATTCAATCCCGTGTTAATTAAACTGTAAAATCGCCCCGCTTCTTTAATTGAAGTAATTTCATTAGCCACTCCCCAAAACAACATGGATAGAACGGCCGTGCTCCACAATTCGGAAATAATATAAAATAAACTGAAGCTCCAATAACGAATTACGGAAATAAGACCACCGAATCCGTTGGGCAAGACTTTCAACAAAAAGTCTCCGAAACGATGAAAATGAAGAGCATCTCCCATAGGATATAAAACGAATACAAACAAAGCAAAAAAGATCAAGAATCCGGTAATGAAAAAGTAAAAGACGGATCTCTTGTATTTATTGCTTAACAGTCCGTAAAGAGCAGTAACGATAACAGCCCCAGGAACAATCCCCCAAACTTTCACGAAAGGAATAGCTTCGGCCCCCGAAAAAGAAACCAAAACCGTATCTTTCATGTTTCTGAGAAGCGTGTAATTAAAGCCGACGAAAAAAGCCATCGCGAATAGGGGAAGAAACTTCTTAAGTTCGAAAGAGTGAATAGGCCAAACAAACGACCTGAACTTAGAAAACCCCTTGGAGTCATCGGATGACATAAACGCCTCCGTCACATGTAAGATACAGGAACAAAAGAACCCTCGTGTTTAAATCGAAACGACAAATGAAATCATATTTAAAGAGACTAAAACCTCAGATTCATTGCCCATCGAGAAAAGCATTTTACAAGAAAAACACCTAGATTTCAAGCTTTTATTTCCTCATTGTCCGAGATTATCCGAGCAGCTCAGTCTCTTCTTTCTATAATCGGCTACTCTTTCAACAAATGCCAAAATGCCGAGTCCAATGAAAGAGTAAAAATAAAAAAAACTGAGTTTTACGGATGAAGTAACGGCAATGAGAACCGAAAACTGAGCTACGGTGAAAACTTTTCCCCAAAACATCGCTTTGTAATCATACCCTCGCCAAGCGCGAACCAAGGTTAAATATAAACCGAATAATGAAAGAAAAACATCACGCGACAAAACCATTAACAGTTCTTTATATGATAAAGCCCCTTCCATACAAAGAATCATGACGGAAGTTCCGACGAATAATTTATCCATCAACGGATCCAATACAGCCCCGAATTGAGTGGTCAAAAGAAATTTTCTGGCTAAATACCCATCCAAAAAATCACTGATTACTGCCCCAGAAACCGCTACCAAGCGTAATAAAGGATTGCTTTGAAAAAATAGTAAAGTGAAACCTAAACGGGATATGGAAACAAAATTGCAATAATTCAACATAAACTCGTTCTCTAAAATCTCTTGAATACAAAAGATCTAGAGCTTTCATATATTTACAACACCAGAGATTATACCGGACTCGTATGCCCCAGGCAACATAAACGCCACTTTTTCTGCGCTACCTTAACCGAGAATAAGAAATCAAACCAGTTATCTCAACAGGGAAAGATTTAACGATACACCAAATACGGAAAGAGAGGGATTCGAACCCTCGGTACCTTTAAAGGTACGCGTCCTTAGCAGGGACGTACTTTAAACCACTCAGCCATCTTTCCATAAGAAAATCGCCCTCCCCTCACTTTACCGAACTACATAGTACGACAAAAATAATCGGATCGAAATCAAGGAGCAGTATCGATTATTCTATCCTAAAAAGTCAATAATAACCCTGGGATGACAAGCTCCTTTGACTTACGGGAACTTCCGAATTATGAGGTCCTTTCTTTAATAATCTTTTCATAAACTTTCTATTAATAATCCTATTGTCTATAAGGTTATTAACAAAAAAGATAATGTACAGAGTATGGACACAATATGACGACTTCATCGAAGGCTTCCAAAAATCGGGAGGGAATAGCCCCCCATTCGAAAGACTCTGAAATGATTGTTCTCGGCTCTATGTTAACAAACATTAACAGCCTGAACACAGTTGCCGAAGTTCTCTCCGAGAATGATTTTTATTACTTGGAACATAAAATAATTTTTCAAGTCATGCTATCAATTTATAGAGAAGACAAACCCGTCGATCTGCATTTAGTCAGCGAAGAATTAAGAAGAACCGATCGACTGGAAGCAATAGGCGGGGTCGCATTTCTCATTTCTCTTGTTCAATTCGCCGGAACCTCCGTACACATTGAAGAATACGCTCGTTTGATCAAATCCAAATCAATTCTAAGACAAATGATTCAAGTATCGACTGATATAAGAATAAAAGCGATGGAGGAACCGGATGACGTTACGGAAGCTCTCGATGAAGCTCAACACGCTTTCTTTTTGATTAGCCAAAAAACCGATAACCAAAAAGGCGTTTTAATTTCGGATTTATTATCGGGAAGAATCAACTCTAAACCTTATTTGGATGAGCTGGAATCAAGACAAGCTACTTTTCAAGAAATTGGAGCAGGACTGCAACCTAAAATTACGGGAATGCCGTCGCATTTCATAGATTTAGATCTTTTGGTTAACGGATTCTCGAACTCCAATTTGATGATTTTAGCCGCTCGCCCCGCTATGGGTAAAACGGCCTTAGCCATTAACATTGCAGAAAATATTTGTTTATACGAGAACCTCTCAATAGGTATTTTTTCTTTGGAAATGACAGCCCAACAGCTACTGAACCGAATCATTTGTTCCCAAGCAGGAGTTGAGCATCAAAAAATAATATTAGGAAACCTTAATGGTGCGGAATTTCAAAGGATATTCGAAACAGTCAAAAAACTCCAAAATAAAGACCGGACTATTTTCATAGACGATCACCCCGGACTTAAGGTAACCGATTTAAGAGCTCGAGCTCGTCGTATGAAAGAAAATTACGATATTCGATTCCTGGTTATTGACTATTTACAGCTCCTTTCCGGGTCGGGTTCTTTCAGAACACAGGAAAGCAGACAAAACGAAATTTCCGAAATCTCCAGAATGTTAAAAAATCTGGCACGAGAACTCGATATACCTATCTTATGCTTATCCCAATTATCCAGAAAAGTGGAGGATCGGGCTAATCATAGACCTATGATGAGTGATTTAAGGGAAAGCGGAAGTATAGAGCAGGATTCGGATTTAATTATGTTTCTCCTTCGAAGAGAATATTACGATCCGCATGACAAACCGGGGATGGCGGAGCTCATTGTCGCTAAAAATAGACACGGTTCCATAGGTTCCGTTAATTTAGTTTTCGAAAAAGAATTTGCACGTTTTCGGAATCATGCTTCTTTCGATAATGACTAAAATATTATCGGTATATATCCGTTTCTTGGCTTTTCTCTCAGAATTCCGGAATGAAATCTTGTATTCTTAATCAAAAGGTGTTATGGTCGTCCGTTTTTGAATCTTGAACTCAAGAGTATATGTCTTCCGTAAAGAAAAAACGAAAATACAAGATCGCTAAACATAAGCGCAAAAAAAGAAGTCGCCAAAATCGCCATAAAAACAAATAGTTCCTATGTGGGTCTATCCTACCGCTTATGATGTGATTGTAGTCGGAGCTGGTCATGCCGGTTGCGAAGCCGCTCATGTTTGTGCAAAGATGGGAACTAACGTTCTTTTGGTTACCTCTAATTTGGATGGCATAGGAAAGATGAGTTGCAATCCGGCTATCGGCGGGGTTGCTAAGGGGCACATCGTTCGTGAGATAGATGCGTTAGGCGGAATAATGGGAGTTGTTGCAGACGGCTCCGGCATTCAATTTCGTATGCTCAACCGCACTAAGGGACCCGCGGTCCATTCTCCGCGCGCACAATCCGATAAATCGATTTATCATTCTTTAATGAAAAATATCTTGGAAAATACTCCGAGGTTACATTTACTTCAGGCTTCCGTTGAAGATTTATACTTTGAAAATGATTGTATTTCAGGAGTAGTTACCCGTGAAAACGTCATTTATAAATCACAAATCGTGATTCTGTCGGTCGGCACTTTCATGCAAGGATTAATTCATATAGGTCATCTGAATTATTCCGGAGGTCGAGCCGGAGATCCGTCATTTTCCGGAATATCTTCAATATTGGCTCGTCTTGGTTTTACCATAAGCCGGTTGAAAACGGGAACTCCTCCTCGAATTCTTGCATCATCCGTCAATTTTTCGGTTATGGAAGAACAACCCGGTGAAGAAGGCGTTTGTTTTTCTCATTATACGAAACCTTTTATTCCTTCTCTTAAACAAGTTTCCTGCTATTTAACCCATACGACTGAAAAAACAAAGTGCATTATAGAACGCAATTTAGAAAAATCGGCTCTTTACGGAGGTCGTATTACCGGTACGGGTCCCCGCTATTGTCCATCCATAGAAGATAAAATCGTTAAATTTTCGGATAAGTCAAGACATCATATTTTTTTAGAGCCGGAAGGGCTTCAAACGCAAGAAATTTATATCAATGGACTATCGACTTCTTTGCCCTGCGAAACGCAATTAGATCTCGTGCGATCTGTCGAAGGTATGGAACAGGCCGTTATTACTAGACCGGCTTATGCCATTGAATATGATTTTGTCTCCGGCAACCATATTCGACCATCATTAGAAACGAAGATCATCGAAAATTTATTTCTCTGCGGACAAATTAACGGAACTACGGGTTACGAAGAAGCTGCCGGACAAGGTTTAATCGCCGGCATCAATGCCGTTTTAAAAATCAAAAAACAGGCCCCTTTCATTCCTAAGCGCCATGAATCTTATTTAGGAGTCATGATCGATGATCTCACAACGCAAATATTAGATGAACCTTATCGCATGTTTACGAGTCGTTCGGAATATCGTCTATTGTTAAGACAAGACAACGCTTGTGAACGTTTAAGTGGCTATGCATACGAATTAGGTTTGATTTCTCAACAAAAGTATTCTGCCGTGCAAGAAAAACAAACTCTTGTCACGAATGAATTAAACCGTTTAAGAAAAATTTTCAAAAAAGAAGATAAAAACACGGTTTCTTTATTTAAAATTCTCAGTCGTCCCGAATGCTCTTATTCACAACTACTGGAATCTTACCCGGAAGACGTTATTGATTTTACTAAAGATCTTCGTACGATTATCGAAACCGAAATAAAATATTCAGGTTATATAGACCGACAAAAAATAACGATCGCCAATCTCACAAAAGCCGAATCCACTCGCATTCCCGAAGACTTTAATTATGAGACCACACTGGGATTGAGTCTTGAAGCTAGAGAAAAATTCTTTAAATTTCAGCCTACAACCATCGGAGCAGCTTCCAGAATTTCAGGCATTGCCTCGGCTGATGTACAAATTCTTATCATAGCACTTAAAAAATATGCTTCCTCCTAAAATACTGTTGCTTCAAGTTTCCGGTTTGGATATTGAAACTCAATTACAAATAGAAGAAGCTTTTCTTAGAGTATCCGATCAAAATCTCTGCTTAATTAATTCTTCTCCTCCTCCGGCAATCGTACTCGGAATTTCTTCCGATATCGATGAGGTCTTATTCAAAGAAACGGTTATTTCCGACAACCTAACAGTTATTAGAAGATTCAGCGGAGGAGGAACCGTATTTATTAATGACGATGTTATTATGGTTTCATGGATTTGCAGTACGGAAACGTCTTCTCTTATCAACCCACAAGAATTAATGGCGCTGACAAAGCAACTTTACGCGAAAACTTTTCCTCCGGACTTCGATGTCCGAAACAATGACTATGTGATCGGACATAAAAAG
Protein-coding regions in this window:
- a CDS encoding Npt1/Npt2 family nucleotide transporter; protein product: MSSDDSKGFSKFRSFVWPIHSFELKKFLPLFAMAFFVGFNYTLLRNMKDTVLVSFSGAEAIPFVKVWGIVPGAVIVTALYGLLSNKYKRSVFYFFITGFLIFFALFVFVLYPMGDALHFHRFGDFLLKVLPNGFGGLISVIRYWSFSLFYIISELWSTAVLSMLFWGVANEITSIKEAGRFYSLINTGLNLSSVAAGILVVFISKHHLLTLSFAKDVWHNSMIIQTCLVLGAGGVIILLYRQLSKNLKDVQLKISEVSIKQVKAKNKSEKFKIKDLLMSIAGSRYLLYLAIGVLSYNLVIHLFEVVWKHQIGQLYPNALDFNIYMAKVAWVTGAVSTVVALLVSGQLIRKCGWTFGSFITPGVLAITGFCFFASIFLAKRDLFLGAFFSGISPLACVACFGSLHNILSRSAKFTFFDMTKEMAFIPLPDSMKLKGKAAIDGVVSRVGKSGGSFIYQILLISFSSVAGSINIIAALIFLILGGWSISIFFLGKRFKALVEEKNKEEFLIPSVVDSSLFGLESDIKLSEQAVEGIHTEPTVSELANV
- a CDS encoding CDP-alcohol phosphatidyltransferase family protein produces the protein MLNYCNFVSISRLGFTLLFFQSNPLLRLVAVSGAVISDFLDGYLARKFLLTTQFGAVLDPLMDKLFVGTSVMILCMEGALSYKELLMVLSRDVFLSLFGLYLTLVRAWRGYDYKAMFWGKVFTVAQFSVLIAVTSSVKLSFFYFYSFIGLGILAFVERVADYRKKRLSCSDNLGQ
- the dnaB gene encoding replicative DNA helicase, which produces MTTSSKASKNREGIAPHSKDSEMIVLGSMLTNINSLNTVAEVLSENDFYYLEHKIIFQVMLSIYREDKPVDLHLVSEELRRTDRLEAIGGVAFLISLVQFAGTSVHIEEYARLIKSKSILRQMIQVSTDIRIKAMEEPDDVTEALDEAQHAFFLISQKTDNQKGVLISDLLSGRINSKPYLDELESRQATFQEIGAGLQPKITGMPSHFIDLDLLVNGFSNSNLMILAARPAMGKTALAINIAENICLYENLSIGIFSLEMTAQQLLNRIICSQAGVEHQKIILGNLNGAEFQRIFETVKKLQNKDRTIFIDDHPGLKVTDLRARARRMKENYDIRFLVIDYLQLLSGSGSFRTQESRQNEISEISRMLKNLARELDIPILCLSQLSRKVEDRANHRPMMSDLRESGSIEQDSDLIMFLLRREYYDPHDKPGMAELIVAKNRHGSIGSVNLVFEKEFARFRNHASFDND
- the mnmG gene encoding tRNA uridine-5-carboxymethylaminomethyl(34) synthesis enzyme MnmG, which encodes MWVYPTAYDVIVVGAGHAGCEAAHVCAKMGTNVLLVTSNLDGIGKMSCNPAIGGVAKGHIVREIDALGGIMGVVADGSGIQFRMLNRTKGPAVHSPRAQSDKSIYHSLMKNILENTPRLHLLQASVEDLYFENDCISGVVTRENVIYKSQIVILSVGTFMQGLIHIGHLNYSGGRAGDPSFSGISSILARLGFTISRLKTGTPPRILASSVNFSVMEEQPGEEGVCFSHYTKPFIPSLKQVSCYLTHTTEKTKCIIERNLEKSALYGGRITGTGPRYCPSIEDKIVKFSDKSRHHIFLEPEGLQTQEIYINGLSTSLPCETQLDLVRSVEGMEQAVITRPAYAIEYDFVSGNHIRPSLETKIIENLFLCGQINGTTGYEEAAGQGLIAGINAVLKIKKQAPFIPKRHESYLGVMIDDLTTQILDEPYRMFTSRSEYRLLLRQDNACERLSGYAYELGLISQQKYSAVQEKQTLVTNELNRLRKIFKKEDKNTVSLFKILSRPECSYSQLLESYPEDVIDFTKDLRTIIETEIKYSGYIDRQKITIANLTKAESTRIPEDFNYETTLGLSLEAREKFFKFQPTTIGAASRISGIASADVQILIIALKKYASS
- a CDS encoding lipoate--protein ligase family protein, which encodes MLPPKILLLQVSGLDIETQLQIEEAFLRVSDQNLCLINSSPPPAIVLGISSDIDEVLFKETVISDNLTVIRRFSGGGTVFINDDVIMVSWICSTETSSLINPQELMALTKQLYAKTFPPDFDVRNNDYVIGHKKIGGNAQYIQKKRWVHHSSFLWDTNIKLMNRYLKIPPKQPEYRNNRTHEEFLVPLKNFYSQPSVFLERLLSDLREHQTFLSIELEEIISIINRPHRRSTAKIHFNRQPD